The genomic segment CTGGCACTCCTGCCGCCAGAATGAAACGTATTCCAACACAAGAGGTATCTCCTATTATGTTTAATTGTTATGCTATTATCTTAGCTATTTGTGAAGGTAAAGAGACGCAGCAGACAGCTAACAAAATTGTTTCACTCATACCATCCCTACCAGCACAAGGTGACTCAGTGTACACTGTAGAAAAGTTCTCAAAACTATGGATGTGGTCCCCTTATCATCAATGCATTTTTGTCACACTTTGTGAACATTGATGTTCCCAATGAATGGCTCTGTTTACAAACATCCTTGAAATGATGTTGAGTTTCTTTAATCATATTACAGTGGAAGCCCTCCACAACAAACTCTGGGCCCAAAGTTTTCTTGCTATAAAAAAGTAAGAGACTTTGTTTGTATAACCACTAAAATATGGGGGTATTTTAATAAAGAGGTTCCATTTTAAGCACTATGTTGTGCATATTGTTGTTAGTGCAACTTGTTTGTTGCTAGGTGGGTGAACGACAGACAGTATTGGTGACTGAGATATCAAGTGATGGAGAACATTACGTTGGACACAACAAGTTTTATGATCAAGTGCTAATTAGTAAATCATGGGGGGAACACCTCATGGGTGCCATGGTAACTGTCACCGCAACATACGCTGACAAACATTACATCAAAGCAACACCTTGTTACCAACAAAAATTACCCTGGGCGCCAAATAACATTGTAGCATATTCTCTAGCTATTGTAATATTGATAGTATCAGTGCTTATATGGACATTGTATGCTTTGATAAAACCAGACTGAAAATGTTATGAATTCTTGAATGATTTAATAATTTGACCACCCAATGCTATCATAACTAGACAGTGGTATTAAGTAAACAAATATACTCCCATCACATAGTTTATCTGCTGCACATTTCACTGTGTAATCAAGCGTTACTGTGGGCGTGACCACTGGCATGTGTTataaaataaacaatacaaataCAATATTATACACGATCATGTGATGCTGCGAGGAAAGAGGTCATGATAATGCTGAGTTGCTGCCTAATTGTAACAGTTGACTGATTTCGTGGTCTAGCATGCTTGTTGCCTTGTTGTCGTATTCTGAAGTGCTTGGTAGTGCAATTGTGTGTCTCTTGGTGGTGCTCTTAGGTGATGGCTCTCCATGTAGTGGGATCTGCTGTAGGTGTTGTAACTAGGAGGAGACGGACATGTCAACAGTATTATTGTAAACATTTTCTAACTGTTGCTCACTTGTACAATTAGTCCTTGTAGTTCGCTGGATAATTCTTTACGCTGTGCTGTTAGTTTAGTCACTTGGTCTTCTAACATTTCATCATCACTAAAAAAACAGCCAAATTTGAAACTAGGAATACATCTATTAATGATGCCTACCTTCTGGGAGGTTCACTGGACTGTGACGACACGTCAGCTCCATTGTCTGTACTACATCCTTGTTCCACAATTGCCGGTGGAACAAAGTCCATACTGTCACCGACTGATCGTCCTGGGACACTATCCTGAGTATCAGTTGTGGTTACACTGAGAGTATCATTAGATATATGGGAGCAACGTCTGAAGTAGCCATCAACATCCATGTCTAGTGTTCCAATACTTGGCACTTTGTCTGGACCCAATTGACTGTTATTATTGGTGGAAGCCTCTGGGGCTGTCCCAATACGTCTGATTTGTGGCATGTTCCACTTCTGCCACTTGTCTTTTTGTTGAAAACTGCCACTCCGATTGACACGATATGTGACTGGAGCTGGTTTTTGTGGCAACGAAGGTGTAGGGCTGGGACCAATACTGCAAATACATTACAGTGAATGACAAGCATATGTGAACAATAAACATCAAAGCTAACCTGCCATTTGTCAAGCTGTATGCTGACTGGCTGGATGCAAGAGAATTTGCAGGACTAGTACTGTTTGAACGTGGGGTATAGGGAACAACAGGATCATCCATTACGTGTCCCTTGGGTACTGAAGAGTTGTGTGGAGCAATACACAATAGTCGGCTACTCCATGTATTAGTAGCCTTGAAGGGAACCTAACACAATAAGTATCATACGATAAAAGAAGAAGCCAACAGTGTGAACAACAAACCTGGTATTCTCGCACTCGATGTGAAGGTACATGTTTACTTTTTCTACTAGTTCTTCCAGTCAAGTGACATGTCTATATCAACGATACAAGAATGAAATTCACAGTTATAAGGACAGACCATTATGGTGTATTACCTGACATAGCACACTCGGGCACTGCAGACATTCATAACATAATCCTCTTATAGCCTTCTGTTTGCAGACTGAACAGCGGGCATTATGGTGGACTATACAGTAGAAATAAAAACATCACGAGCAGCTTATTACATTTGATCAACAGATGTTGCTATGGACCCAACAATGTTATAGCAGTCATCAGAAGCCACACACAATGTGGGAACTACAAACATAACCATATCAAGAAACCAAAATTCCTAGCTAACATGTTAAAAATAGCTGGTCATTTTACAGCAACAAGTGACACTCACTTTCTTCACACTGTGGTAGGTTCTGCCATAATCCCAGCCAAAATAAGCCTGGAGCAGAGGTAGGCACTGATATCAACAAGCGGCCAAACTCCAGGGAGTTAAGCCAGGCCCTCAAGCATGCTCCCTGTAATACGAGTGTACACAGGATGAATAGAAGTGGACTGGCTTCATACCTTAGAAGATTGCACATATTCCAAACATTTCAATACCAAGGACTCCATATACTGCTGCTGTACTTGGGCTTGGTCTGATGGCAGTAGAGCTTCACCAAGTCCCTCCAGGATCACTTGGTAACTCATGCTTAGCAACCATGATAGTGTTTCCATCTCAACACGACCGCTCTTATCACTGTTACTCAACACACTGAACAAGGCTGGAATAACAATTGTTGCTGGTATTTCTACTACATTAAACAATTTGTTGTATCACCTTTGCCTTTCTCCACTGTCTTGTTGCCACAGAACAGGGCCAGCCATACTCTAACAACTCCAGCATGTATCTGACCTCCGTCTGACATGCTATAGAAGAATCAGTGTGTTAATTGATTGATAATAGTTGTTAAAGAGTTGTGCTCACTCTCTGAATGCTGATAACATCCAGTTGTATGCCATTGTCTGTGCATCTATGAGCTTATCATGAGGAATACTGGTCTCAATGCTAGCATAGATGGTGGAGAGTAACCTGTCCAACTGTGCGTGCGGTACAACCTCCTTGAGAACGCACGACACATTCGCACGCCCACAACATTCTTGAATGTCACTCAGTGTCAGCTGGTCCACTAGGGAAGGAGCATAGTGTATAAATAATGGCGGCAAAATGTGTTTGAAAGTTTTGCTCACATAGAAATCGCTTCTGGAGATGCCTCAGCTTGAAGGCGACTCGATGGTGAGCGTACTGGATGGAGTTAAATTGCTCTACGGTAGTCACAAAGCCATACAAACTGCAACCAAAGTAATTCCATTCACTTACCAAGCTCGGCTTGAAGGATATTCATAGCTCTTTTACTAATCAAATCTGCCAACCAAGAACATGTATTGTGTGTAAATATCTAGTAATGTTTGCAGTTTATAACACTAGCTAAGCTCTAGCATGCCAACTTGTCCTCTCAATCCCTCGGCTCAATCACCCCATAAACAAGCGATTATGAGCAGCATTCATTTACAACAGGACTATGAATTACTAGCTTATAGGGGAAGTGATATATCTTACCGAATAGTCCACAGCGCACAAGTCTTGTATCAAGGTACTATACTATGTAAACTCTGCACTCAGCAAATCTAAACGCTCGTGATTCGAACAGAAAAATGCAGGGTGTTCACGCGATTCCCTGTTTTTAAAGTTCTACGAA from the Dysidea avara chromosome 13, odDysAvar1.4, whole genome shotgun sequence genome contains:
- the LOC136243301 gene encoding dystrophin-like; translation: MNILQAELEQFNSIQYAHHRVAFKLRHLQKRFLLDQLTLSDIQECCGRANVSCVLKEVVPHAQLDRLLSTIYASIETSIPHDKLIDAQTMAYNWMLSAFRDMSDGGQIHAGVVRVWLALFCGNKTVEKGKALFSVLSNSDKSGRVEMETLSWLLSMSYQVILEGLGEALLPSDQAQVQQQYMESLVLKCLEYVQSSKGACLRAWLNSLEFGRLLISVPTSAPGLFWLGLWQNLPQCEEIHHNARCSVCKQKAIRGLCYECLQCPSVLCQTCHLTGRTSRKSKHVPSHRVREYQVPFKATNTWSSRLLCIAPHNSSVPKGHVMDDPVVPYTPRSNSTSPANSLASSQSAYSLTNGSIGPSPTPSLPQKPAPVTYRVNRSGSFQQKDKWQKWNMPQIRRIGTAPEASTNNNSQLGPDKVPSIGTLDMDVDGYFRRCSHISNDTLSVTTTDTQDSVPGRSVGDSMDFVPPAIVEQGCSTDNGADVSSQSSEPPRSDDEMLEDQVTKLTAQRKELSSELQGLIVQLQHLQQIPLHGEPSPKSTTKRHTIALPSTSEYDNKATSMLDHEISQLLQLGSNSALS